GAATATCCCAATTCCCTCAATGCCCCTGATCGCCCGCCTTCGCGCCTACGCCACCGAGATGTTCGGCGCGCCCGCCTCGCCGCCCGACGCCGCCGACGAGCAGCACCTCGCCGCCGCGGCCCTGCTCGTCCACGTGGCGCGGGTCGACGGTACCCTCGCGGCGGTGGAGCGCGATCGCCTCGCCCGCCTGCTGACCCACCGCTTCGCGGCCACCGAGGCCGGGGCGAAGGCCCTGATCGAGCGCGCGATCGACTTCGACGACGCGACCCGCGACGTGGCCGAACTCGTCGAGATGATCGGCCGCGACGTGCCGGAGGAGGAGCGGCGCGGGTTGCTCGGCCTCGCCTGGGCGGTCGCGGCCGCCGACGGGCAGGTGCACGAGTTCGAGGACGACCTCGTCTGGCGCGTCGGCCAGCTCCTCGGCTTCGACGACGCCGCGATCACCGCCACCCGGGCGGTCGCCCTCGCGGGGCTGCCGACGCCGCACGTGCCGGCCCGGTAAGTCCCGCCATGGTGAGCCCCTTCGCGATCCCGCAGCCCGGGCGCAGGCCGGTGCTGCTGATCCTGCACCAGGAGCAATCGACCCCCGGCCGCCTCGGCCGGCTGTTCCAGGAGCGCGGCCATCCCCTCGACATCCGCCGTCCCCGCTTCGGCGATCCCTTGCCGGAGACGCTGCGCGACCATGCCGGCGCGGTGATCTTCGGCGGGCCGATGAGCGCCAACGACGGCGACGCCTTCGTGCGCCAGGAGATCGACTGGATCCGGGTCCCCTTGCGCGAGGGGCGGCCGTTCCTCGGCCTGTGCCTCGGCGCGCAGATGCTGGCGAAGTGCCTCGGCGCCACGGTCTGCGCCCATCCGGAGGGCCGGGCCGAGATCGGTTACTATCCCCTGCTGCCGACCGCGGCGGGGCGGGACTTCGCCGGCGAGATCGGCCAGCCCTGGCCCTCCCACGTCTACCACTGGCACCGCGAGGGCTTCACCTGCCCGTCCGGGGCCGACACGCTCGCCACCGGCGACGACTTCCCGACCCAGGCGATCCGGGTCGGGCCCTCGGCTTTCGGCCTCCAGTTCCACCCGGAGGTCACCCACGCCATGATCTGCCGCTGGACCGTGCGGGCCGCCGAGCGCCTGCGCCTGCCCGGCGCGCAGGACCGGGCGCGGCAGATCGAGGGCCGGCTGATGCATGACGGCCGCGTCGCGGCCTGGCTCGACGCCTTCCTCGACCACTGGCTCGCCGGAGCCGGGACGGGGGAGGGCGCGGGGGCGCTCGCGGCGTCATGATCCTCAGCCTGACCCTGCTGCTGCTGTGCCAGCTCGCCGGCGAGATCCTGGCTCGGACCTTCGCGCTCCCCGTCCCGGGCCCGGTCGTCGGCATGGCGCTCCTCCTCGGGGTGCTCGCCCTGCGCGACCGGCGCCCCGGCGGCCTTCCGGCTCCCCTCGTCGACGGCACGCTCGAGCGCACCGGCAAGGGGCTGCTCGCCCACCTGTCGCTGCTGTTCGTGCCGGCGGGCGCGGGCGTGATCGGCCGGCTCGACGTCCTGGCCGCCCACGGCGTCGCCCTCGCGGTGGCGCTGGTGGTCTCGACGGCGCTCGCCCTCGTCGCCACCGTCTCCACTTTCTCGTACGTCGCCAGACGGGTCGGGCGATGAGGACGGGGCGATGAGGACCAGGCGGTGACCGGGGATTTCGCCCTCTGGGTGTTCCTGTCGCGCACGCCGCTCCTGTGGCTCACCGTGACGCTCACCGCCTACGTCGTCGCCGACCGGGTGTCGGCCGCCACCGGCCGCCACCCGCTCGCGAACCCCGTGCTGCACGCGATCTGGATGGTCGGCCTCGTCCTGGTCGTCACCCGCACGCCCTACGCGGTGTATTTCGAGGGCGCGCAGTTCGTGCACTTCCTGCTCGGTCCCGCCACGGTCGCCCTGGCGATCCCGCTCTACGAGCACCGCAAGACCGTGACCCGGGTGCTGGTGCCGATGCTGGCGGCCCTCGTGGTCGGCTCCACGGTGGCGCTCGCCACCGGCATCGGCACCGCGAAGCTGCTGGGCGTGCCGGATTCGATCCTGATCGCGCTCGCGCCGAAATCCGTCACCGCCAGCGTCGCCATGGGCATCACCTCGGCGCTGGGCGGCGATCCGACGCTGACCGCCGTGCTGGTCATCCTCACCGGCATCCTCGGCGCCATCATGGTGACGCCGCTCCTCGACCGCCTCGGCATCCGGGATTACCGCGCCCGCGGCTTCGCGGCGGGCCTCGCCGCCCACGGCATCGGCACCGCCCGCGCCTTCCAGGTCAGCGAGGTCGCCGGCACCTTCGCGGGCATCGCGATGGGGCTCAACGCCTTCCTGACCGCGGTGCTGGTGCCGCTGGCGCTGGCGTTGCTGCGCTAGGACAACGCCCGATCGCGGCGCGATGCCGCGAGCGCGAGGCGGCTCGTGCCTGCGCGAGACGTTCCCTCGTCCCCACCTGCCGCTCGACCAGGTCGGCTGACCGTTCGAGGGCCGAATGCGAGATCGATTACACGTTATTTCTTGTCTGATGTCAGTATCGCGCGGATAGTGGCTCAGTCAGAGATGGCATAGGAAGGGGACAGCTGCCATGCGGTGCGCCTTGCTCGCTTCTATCCTCGTCGTCACCTGTGGAATTCCGGCGCTCGCCCAGGCGCCCCTGCCGCCCGCCGAGACGTTGGGCGTCTATTCCGGGGCCGCCGTCGAGACCCGCACGGTGCTCACCTTCAAAGTCAGGGACGACGTCGTGCAGAAGCTCCTGCCGGAGGGATGGACACTCGCGCCGGTCGCGCAAGGACCCGCCAAGGGAGCCAATCTCTCCATCGTGTTCGCCGAACGACTGGCGACGATCGACCAGGGCGGC
The sequence above is drawn from the Methylobacterium terrae genome and encodes:
- a CDS encoding TerB family tellurite resistance protein translates to MPLIARLRAYATEMFGAPASPPDAADEQHLAAAALLVHVARVDGTLAAVERDRLARLLTHRFAATEAGAKALIERAIDFDDATRDVAELVEMIGRDVPEEERRGLLGLAWAVAAADGQVHEFEDDLVWRVGQLLGFDDAAITATRAVALAGLPTPHVPAR
- a CDS encoding glutamine amidotransferase; amino-acid sequence: MVSPFAIPQPGRRPVLLILHQEQSTPGRLGRLFQERGHPLDIRRPRFGDPLPETLRDHAGAVIFGGPMSANDGDAFVRQEIDWIRVPLREGRPFLGLCLGAQMLAKCLGATVCAHPEGRAEIGYYPLLPTAAGRDFAGEIGQPWPSHVYHWHREGFTCPSGADTLATGDDFPTQAIRVGPSAFGLQFHPEVTHAMICRWTVRAAERLRLPGAQDRARQIEGRLMHDGRVAAWLDAFLDHWLAGAGTGEGAGALAAS
- a CDS encoding CidA/LrgA family protein gives rise to the protein MILSLTLLLLCQLAGEILARTFALPVPGPVVGMALLLGVLALRDRRPGGLPAPLVDGTLERTGKGLLAHLSLLFVPAGAGVIGRLDVLAAHGVALAVALVVSTALALVATVSTFSYVARRVGR
- a CDS encoding LrgB family protein; its protein translation is MTGDFALWVFLSRTPLLWLTVTLTAYVVADRVSAATGRHPLANPVLHAIWMVGLVLVVTRTPYAVYFEGAQFVHFLLGPATVALAIPLYEHRKTVTRVLVPMLAALVVGSTVALATGIGTAKLLGVPDSILIALAPKSVTASVAMGITSALGGDPTLTAVLVILTGILGAIMVTPLLDRLGIRDYRARGFAAGLAAHGIGTARAFQVSEVAGTFAGIAMGLNAFLTAVLVPLALALLR